A stretch of DNA from Vanacampus margaritifer isolate UIUO_Vmar chromosome 1, RoL_Vmar_1.0, whole genome shotgun sequence:
TGACCTCCTTTTAGACTTTCTTGTTTTGCTAATAAGATAAGAAGGCTAAATCTGTCCCAGCGTGCATACAATTAGAGTCAGTGACACGCTGGTGTTAAGGCACAGGTGTCAAATACGCGCACAGATTATTctcatcttgtttttgtttttgtttttttccagaagGAGCTCCTTGTGTTAGGAAGTGGACGGGCTGGTCTTCGAAACATCGGCAACACAGTAAGTCAAGGTTTTTCTCTCAAAAGCATTATTTGGGGTCAGCAGCTCAGCATGTTTGCTCTGCTCTCTCGCTGCAGTGTTTCTTGAACGCAATAGTCCAGTGTTTGTCTCACACTCGCGGCCTACGGGACTACTGCCTCCTCAAGTCCTACAGACATGACAAATTGTCCAAGGAGGAGCCAAGACTCACAGAAGGTAAGTCCCCCACCATCCATCATTCCATACATTTACATTGGTACACGTTCCTATATGCTTATTGTTGTTATCTTCCGATACAAGCTTTTTCTCAGGTATTGTCGGGACTTTGGGatacaaaagaagaagagacgGTTGTAAATCCAAGACAGTTTTACAATGTTTTCAGAGACGCTGTGCCTTACTTCAGTGGTTACAGGTACGAGAGTTTCTTTACAAACTCTCTTGTTCTACAcctttaaaatgtttgtgtttatacTTGTAAACAAATTGCTGTGTTGGGCTATTTACTTCTACCAAAGGGTTTTCTTTTGATTAtgtttgtttacttgtttaatttATAGCAGAAAGAAGAATTTACCAGGCTTTTctacacaatcaggattttgCAGCCGATCACcgggaaaaaaaaccccaatgTGATCAGATGATAGACCAATGTATCGACCTAAAAATAGCGAAAATTCACGTATAGTTGCCACTCATTTAAATtcgttgttaaaaaaaaaatccccaaaaaacGCTGATGCTCAATATAAGTGTAAAAACCCGACCTCactccaattaaaaaataaatatattttaaaataattgaaaaaatatagaaCTGTATATGAttgtggattattaaaaatggcatcacagaACATCCCTGGAGTGAACGAGATTGTGTTTGCggtaatattttaatttgtggATCCTATATATAATACCATTGATCTATTGGCAAGTTATGACATTACAGCTGATGAccaattttgcattaaaaaaaatgcataatctCCATGAATCAATAAAAATTGTACAACTACGTATTGTACACATTGATATTAcagtttttcagtttttccttACTTCCAAGCGaacattaaaataatgttattATGTTTTCAGTTTAATTCCAGGTTCTTTAGTTTATAGCTGTGTGCATCCTGAAGTTCTCGGGGTGGGTGGAAATTGTTGTTATTGAGGAATTACATATAGGGCATTATGTTGAATGTATTCCCGCATATTTGTGTAAGAAAACATTGTAAATGTTCATGCTTGTATggtgtaaatgaaaaaaaaaatccaataaaaacGAATTCAATAGATTAAATGAAttcaatgaaaacacattttgaaaataaaatgcataacgTTTACAATCTCCTCCTTAACACACGCAtacattcatttatgtatttacaaTAGCAAattactatataaaaaaaataatgtcattttccttaattgttttgttttttgtttcaatgaatatgaaaaaaagtgtatgaAGTTGGTGCTGATGCAAATGAGattgtttcttgtttttgtctgtgttcCCTCCAGTCAGCAGGATGCTCAGGAGTTTCTCAGGTTCCTTTTGGAAAAGATACACTTTGAAATCAACCGCAAGCCCTACATTAGCAAGCCACTAAAGGACCCAGAACAAAAATATGCCCGATTTAGGTGAGTGTGGAAAAACTACGTacttattctaaaaaaaaaaagtttaaaaaagtaatgacTCATATAATTCTGGTTTTCATCAGGATATCTGAAGAGGCAGCTGCCACATGGAAGAAGCACTTGGAGAACGACGACAGCAAGATTGTCGGTAAGAAGCACACTAGCAGCATCTTTCCCTTCTTGATACAAAGCCGCAGCTCACTAACCAACATGGCCCTCCTACAGATCTGTTCTCGGGCCAACTGCGCAGCTCGCTCCACTGCTCCGTGTGCTCTCACTACTCCAACACCTTTGATGTATTCTGCGACCTGTCGCTGCCTATCCCCAAACGCTGCACTGCTGGTCAGGTGACGCTGAAGGAGTGCCTGGACCTCTTTTCTCAGGAGGAGAAACTGGACAAGGAAAATTCACCTGTGAGTTCATAGGGAATTGAAAAGGGATCACTGGAGTGACAAGTGATTAGTGGATTACAGCATACCACATTTGAGATATTCCTACTTAATAtgaatagaatatatattgtaatcTGTGGTGTTAAACGTACAACCCTCGGATATAGAATTTTTAATCAAAGTAACTGTCGTTGCCAATTTTGTCCACTAGAGGTCGCACTGACaaccatttacagtaaatgacgTTCTGAAATTGGCtgaaattttattattatttttcctccattttaccccaataGACTGGCCCATAATTTACAGGGATTAGTCCATGAATCCATGTCTAATATAGACAGCAAATTAAACCAACATCAGTCAATATCTGTGGCTATGTGTAATTAGGCGGGTTAGTCATGAGTCAGGCTGGGCGTAGTCAAAAGGCCAGGGCCGatatttttgtgccagtccagccctgattcagctcaactttatttatagagcactttaaaaacaaccatatcTGCATACAAGGTATTGTACATAAAGTAAAAATCAGACATGTAAAAGATCCTATCTGCATACAAGGTATTGTACATAAAGTAAAAATCAGACATGTAAAAGATCCTAACAGTTGTTTTATAAGTGGTACATAGTATAGAGATCCACTTTAATCTGTAAATTGCAAatgtgtaaatgaaaaaaatgtttcaaattgcaattgtttttgttaactcattcactgccattgacgactatagatgtccaaaattaatttgaactatttctattagtttaactttttttcccacttttgttaacaagagtatggaaacctagaaaaaaattgtattgcttatttagaacaaatataaaatgtgtaattaatcaagagttaactactgaagtcatgcgattaattacgattaaaatttgtaatcgcctgacaggcccctaattttttaaaatctttttttttttaattgcgtcaggcggttatttttttttttattgtagttaatcgcatacttcaataattaagtcacgattgatcacaaattttatatctgttctaaatgtacaataattttttctaggttttcatattcttgttaacaaaagtggaaaaaatgttaaactactagaaattgtttaaattatttttttacgtctatagccatcaatggcagtgaatgagttaataaatttCAGATTCCTCATATAATTTGCAACAAGATAATTATCATTGGATTTACTAAACAATAAGAACAATTTGGAATATGCAGGTCCAGCCCACTTTATACTAAATTGGACTGAATTTGGCTCCTGAAGTAAAATGTGTTTGACACTCCCATTATGGATTTTCACATCACCAATATAATAACAAACATTACAGCATGAATGTGCATGTAGTTTGCAAACTGTGAGCGCTAACGTCGCAATCTCTCCATTTGAAAGGTCATGCAACTGTGACCTTTGACCACTCAAGTAGCACTAACTATGGACCAGTGTCCATTAAAACGGTGGCTTTAATAGTTCACTCGCCGAATGTGAATGTGCGAGGTGAGGTGTGTCGACATAACGTGTGGCAGGCACACTGCTGAGGCATTCCTGCTTATTTCGCAAAGACGATGCCAGCCCACATTCCACACATGTTACTACAGCCTCCTCTCATAGGAGGTGGTGTGACTAGACCTGGAAGACAATGACTTACTGTACCTGCAATCCGCACCCATTTTCCAACTAAAACcatgaaaacaaatatgttGAGTAACTGAGAGGAATTTCCTTTGAGCTTATTTGCGACATACTTTCAAGTGCTGTGTGTTTCAGATGTGCGAGAGGTGTAACAGGCATACAGAGAGCACGAAGCGGTTGTCCATCCAGAGGTTCCCTCACGTTGTTGTGATTCGTATCCTCAACCATTAACCTGCTTGCTTACATGAATGACGTCACTATGCTACTTAACACGCTCGTTAAGATCTGAACCGTTTCACCACGTCACGGTGGTCCATCAATAAGAGCACCACCTACGTGTCCTTCCCGCTCACCAACCTTGACCTGGGGCCCTACGGACCTGTTGACTGTGGTAAGACTTcctttaacacattcactgccattgacggctatagacgtcaaaaaattatcgtaactatttcaattagtttaacattttttcccacttttgttaacaagagtatgaaaacctagatttttttatattgtattagagcagatataaaatctgtgattaatcgtaagttaactagtaaagccatgcgattaattacgataaaaaaaaaattatcgcctgccacccctaattttttatatttttttccttataaaaaaagattattaaaaataaataaatatatatatataaataaataaatatatatatatatatattttttattttttttttttaaagacaaattaggggcatcaggcaattaaaatttgtaattgtaattaacttcactacttaactcacgattaatcactaattttatatctgttctaaatagttagataaaataaaatataggttttcatactcttgttaacaaaaatggaaaaatatgttaaactaataagaaatagttcaaatgaatttttgacatctatagctgtcaatggcagtgaatgagttaatgtggggGTTAGTTATGTATGTCACTGTCAATTACACAACTAGAAAGTGGCTCAACTGAGGAAAGAATCATTTTTGTGTCTCCGTATGTCCTTACAGGGGAAGTATTGTATGATTTATATGCAATATGCAACCACGTAGGGACTGTTAACATGGGTCACTACACAGCCTGTTGTTCTGATGAGAATGGATGGTGTTACTACAATGATTCCAGGTGAGAAtacattgaaaacatttttgtactaCGCAATGCCTATTGAAAGAACTGGAATTCATATACTTCTGTATTGATACACATTTTGCCCAAAACTGGAGCACCTTCTCATGTTTAGTCTCTATCTACCCAACAGTGTGTCAGCGGTTTCTGAAAGCCAGCTTCAGACCAATCAAGCCTACGTGCTATTCTACCAGCGCAGCAACAACACCATCACTACAAGGAAATAGACTCCTGAAAGGCAATCAGAAACCTTTGTACCATCACTGACCATAGAAACCAACACAGCTCAGCCACGCTCTAATTTATGAACATTTCAATCCCAAGGAAATGTGTGGTCCACAAAACAGATTGGATAAATCCGGGACCACAATGGCGGGGTATTGTGAAGAGGTGATTTTGTCAAGGAGAAGAATCTGAAGAAAGATGCCTTAAGTGTATGCCTAAATGTTGAGGCCTGCGTGTAAACATTGAAGCAAACATCTCATGACTGGCAAGATTCACGCTTGATGAGCCCAACCACCTCAACTCAAGATCTCAAGGACATCGTTACATAACATTGGTGTATTTTATTTCCAATCGTTGTGCCACCATTTTGTGGAAGTGGGTGTAAATAGACAAAAGGAATAAAGgtcgacttttttttaaacaaatattttaaagtgAATGCACATCGATTCAGTTTTGTTCTGCTTGTCCCATGTGGTGTCACTCACTGGTAAACAGAAACCTAACCCAACTgacagtaggcagggtacacctacagtatggacaatttagaccagggatgggctacttcatttttttttttctggagagctcagtattgttaattcggtaattttatcgatttgacatgtcatcatcattgctctccttttttttaattattattttattattattattatttttttttttagggatgggcTACTTCAAAATGGGCTACAAAGGACCACACACACGTCATAGCCAGATGTATGACAAGAGTGCTATTTATAGTGATATAAAACATGCATAACATTTTCCAATGCATAAAAGATCCACCATCCTGAGACTGTACAACAAAAGGCTTgaaccaaacaaaaaatgactACAAACTGCATTTGTTTTCCCAATGAAGACTATCTTGCTTAAATTACCATTtaaggatggcacaaaacttCTAAACAAGgaaccaacattaagtgcaagaacacattttgtaatttgttttacaacatttttaaaaaatatacagtatttaatttaatttaaaaaatatatatttattaaccaATCAGGGACCCAGCAACATCAGtattatagacgtcaaacacAGAACCAGATACAAATATTATCTGCATTGTATCATACAGTCGACCTTTGATGCTACTATCAGAAACTACAGCAAACCGTTTAGGCATTAGATATCTGATAGCACTGAATTCCtcataagtaaataaaactCCTCTGCTATTGAACAATTGCCTCACCCAAATAATACTATGATCAAACCACTTCTATgatttaaacaaaatgaaatggtTACGTTTTTCTTCAACTTTAACAAACAATTCACAGTAAACAATTaactttcttaaaaaatattttacatttatgaacaCCAAACATAACACTAGGGATACACATTATTATACATACATTccaaatacaatatataaatatattatacgcaacacgagcagaaattgtcaatattgttttgattttattttttttcatacaatgCCCAATTGAAGAAGCTTACTTGAGTTCGTTaaagaaagcaacaaaaaatgatGGAGTGGTTCCCatgaaaaattacatttgtgtaTGTGGAATTTCGCCAATGtgataaattaattaatcagaaacaatttgacattttttccatttgtctcagcaaaaccaaaaataatataaaaatatcatCCAAAAATAGTTGTACGCGCATGCGCCAG
This window harbors:
- the usp21 gene encoding ubiquitin carboxyl-terminal hydrolase 21, whose translation is MPGADDADQEGSCKALCRNLVSQNGLQRETADISQSVLYTSLMGLLLVADNEKELLVLGSGRAGLRNIGNTCFLNAIVQCLSHTRGLRDYCLLKSYRHDKLSKEEPRLTEAFSQVLSGLWDTKEEETVVNPRQFYNVFRDAVPYFSGYSQQDAQEFLRFLLEKIHFEINRKPYISKPLKDPEQKYARFRISEEAAATWKKHLENDDSKIVDLFSGQLRSSLHCSVCSHYSNTFDVFCDLSLPIPKRCTAGQVTLKECLDLFSQEEKLDKENSPMCERCNRHTESTKRLSIQRFPHVVVIHLNRFTTSRWSINKSTTYVSFPLTNLDLGPYGPVDCGEVLYDLYAICNHVGTVNMGHYTACCSDENGWCYYNDSSVSAVSESQLQTNQAYVLFYQRSNNTITTRK